Proteins encoded within one genomic window of Deltaproteobacteria bacterium HGW-Deltaproteobacteria-2:
- a CDS encoding thiamine diphosphokinase produces the protein MYQKIIIVSGGRLVDPVFFQKKIAGMENHLVICCDGGARNFQYLGIKPDVIIGDMDSIDPAQLASYSDQGIKIIKYSTNKDFTDTELALDYALNLNPEEIFIWGALGGRVDHTLANVFLLCKGQEKGINTYLIDEYGEAFVLDKKAIFINESGKTVSLLALSPRVTGITLKGFLYSLEKSTLKMGETRGVSNIINEDRASISVRSGKLLVIGYWQKDTFPEAL, from the coding sequence GTGTATCAAAAAATAATTATAGTTAGTGGCGGCCGTCTGGTTGATCCTGTATTTTTTCAGAAGAAGATTGCGGGAATGGAGAATCACCTGGTTATTTGCTGCGATGGCGGTGCGCGTAATTTTCAATATTTGGGAATTAAGCCCGATGTAATCATCGGTGATATGGATTCGATTGATCCTGCTCAACTGGCAAGTTACTCTGACCAGGGAATAAAAATTATAAAATATTCCACAAACAAAGATTTTACCGATACAGAATTGGCACTCGATTACGCGTTGAATTTGAATCCGGAAGAAATATTTATATGGGGTGCTTTGGGCGGCAGGGTTGATCACACCCTGGCCAATGTGTTCTTGCTTTGCAAGGGACAGGAAAAGGGAATTAATACATATTTGATTGACGAATACGGTGAAGCTTTTGTGCTGGATAAAAAAGCTATCTTTATAAACGAATCAGGGAAAACAGTTTCTCTTCTTGCACTCAGTCCCCGTGTTACAGGAATAACTCTAAAGGGTTTTCTTTATTCTCTGGAAAAAAGTACTTTGAAAATGGGTGAAACCCGTGGTGTAAGTAATATTATTAATGAAGATCGTGCCAGCATTAGTGTACGGTCGGGAAAACTTCTTGTCATTGGATATTGGCAAAAAGATACTTTCCCGGAGGCGCTTTAA